Below is a window of Synergistota bacterium DNA.
GAAAAAATCCTAAACCCCGATCTCTACAACCTCAAACTCGTTAAAGAACTATTTAAAAGGGAATTCATCTTCTTCAACCCCCTTGAAAAAAGCATAAGATTAAGATCCAAAATAGAAGAACACGCCGTAAGGAGGATACTTAAATGAAATTCTGGAATAGAGAAAAAGAAATAAAATGGCTTAAAAAATACCTACAAACCGAACCTAACGCAATACTATTCATATACGGACCTAAATCAAGCGGGAAAAGCACACT
It encodes the following:
- a CDS encoding ATP-binding protein, producing the protein MKFWNREKEIKWLKKYLQTEPNAILFIYGPKSSGKSTL